In Candidatus Cohnella colombiensis, one DNA window encodes the following:
- a CDS encoding helix-turn-helix transcriptional regulator, which translates to MVEVLKTDLGSYIKNLRIAKEMNMVQFSKESGVSVAQISRIESGLRKVPRPETLKHLSEALDVPHEDLLRAAGYLN; encoded by the coding sequence ATGGTAGAAGTCTTGAAAACTGATCTTGGTTCTTACATTAAGAATCTACGAATCGCGAAGGAAATGAACATGGTTCAGTTTTCAAAGGAATCAGGCGTAAGTGTTGCCCAGATTTCACGGATAGAAAGTGGGTTAAGAAAGGTACCTCGACCAGAAACTTTGAAACACCTTTCTGAAGCACTAGATGTTCCTCATGAAGATTTATTGAGAGCTGCAGGTTATCTAAATTAA
- a CDS encoding replicative helicase loader/inhibitor: MKDTEAIKIMALITTAYPNRPWTDEQTELWIEMLAPVPFERAKANIRNHIMTNQFPPTIAEVARVEYEERIDPEIYQRNKQIAHQQWVAAGGEPEAFVYDPTGSNNARLTS; the protein is encoded by the coding sequence GTGAAAGATACGGAAGCAATCAAGATCATGGCTTTGATCACAACAGCTTACCCGAACCGCCCATGGACGGATGAGCAGACAGAGTTATGGATAGAGATGCTTGCACCAGTACCATTCGAGCGAGCGAAGGCTAACATTCGGAATCACATCATGACCAACCAGTTCCCACCTACGATAGCAGAAGTCGCTCGTGTCGAATACGAAGAAAGAATCGACCCTGAAATATATCAACGCAACAAGCAAATCGCCCATCAACAATGGGTAGCAGCGGGAGGCGAACCGGAGGCGTTTGTCTATGACCCAACAGGATCCAATAACGCACGGCTTACAAGCTGA
- a CDS encoding conserved phage C-terminal domain-containing protein yields the protein MASPQPDRHTRISNELLEWIVKIGLSGTEFRIILTVWRFTYGFHRKAHILSVEFLSEATSIHPTQVKRCIKSLISKNMLQVVSDALGSRPRKIAFNKDYESWISVADRVPKEDAPENALGNESATEGGTNLLPLGGADLLPKKDKRKSLKKEEIYVGFPPYKEIIDYLNLKTDKRFSDKSKPTRDLINGRIAEGRTLDDFKYVIDVKCVHWLNDPKFNEYLRPTTLFRPTNFDRYLNQPIEMVNISNRSTTFDQNQDLLRRKMEEAQRRERYGSNQDHGFDHNSLPEPPMDG from the coding sequence ATGGCAAGTCCGCAGCCGGATAGGCACACAAGAATATCAAATGAGTTGCTTGAGTGGATCGTTAAAATTGGGCTTAGCGGAACTGAATTCCGAATCATTCTTACGGTCTGGAGGTTCACCTACGGCTTCCACCGCAAAGCCCACATATTATCAGTCGAGTTCCTTTCCGAAGCCACGAGTATCCATCCCACTCAAGTTAAAAGGTGCATTAAGTCTCTGATAAGCAAGAACATGCTACAAGTTGTAAGTGATGCCTTAGGATCAAGACCAAGAAAAATAGCCTTTAACAAGGACTATGAATCATGGATCTCGGTAGCAGATCGAGTACCAAAAGAAGACGCACCAGAAAATGCTCTAGGTAACGAATCCGCTACCGAGGGGGGTACAAATTTGCTACCACTAGGGGGAGCGGATCTGCTACCCAAGAAAGATAAAAGAAAATCTTTAAAGAAAGAAGAGATATATGTGGGTTTTCCTCCTTATAAGGAAATCATTGATTATCTCAATTTGAAGACCGATAAGCGGTTCAGTGATAAGTCGAAACCGACCAGAGATTTAATAAACGGAAGGATTGCAGAAGGCAGGACGTTAGATGATTTCAAGTACGTGATCGATGTCAAATGTGTTCATTGGCTAAACGATCCGAAGTTTAACGAATATCTCAGACCAACAACTCTATTTCGACCAACGAACTTCGATCGCTACCTTAATCAACCAATTGAAATGGTTAATATCAGCAATAGATCAACGACATTTGACCAAAACCAAGACCTACTACGCCGGAAGATGGAGGAGGCGCAGCGACGTGAAAGATACGGAAGCAATCAAGATCATGGCTTTGATCACAACAGCTTACCCGAACCGCCCATGGACGGATGA
- a CDS encoding MBL fold metallo-hydrolase — MIVKVLASSSKGNCVWIGNDEVSILIDVGLPKTKIEKIMLERDIDPTKIDAIFLTHDHIDHVKGIAIADKYKIPVYASEGTLKDIGRLDTGHVMKVGSIKGFDALRSTMMLVSPFAVHHDALEPFGYTIRTTDKKATVLMDTGHVDEQMIEAMADSDIYVFECNHDRDMLVDGDYDDFTKSRILSDNGHLSNDQASEALTKLVTGKGEHIYLTHMSANNNLPALAEGTVKRALRAKGLQAGKHYQIEVV, encoded by the coding sequence ATGATAGTCAAGGTCTTAGCATCTTCTTCGAAAGGAAACTGTGTCTGGATCGGGAACGACGAGGTCAGTATCTTAATCGATGTGGGCCTTCCCAAGACCAAGATAGAAAAGATCATGCTAGAGCGTGATATCGACCCCACCAAAATAGACGCTATCTTTTTGACACACGATCATATCGACCACGTTAAAGGCATTGCTATTGCCGACAAGTACAAGATTCCAGTCTATGCGAGCGAAGGAACACTCAAGGACATCGGCAGGCTTGATACAGGTCATGTAATGAAGGTTGGTTCGATTAAAGGCTTTGATGCACTTCGCTCCACAATGATGCTAGTCTCGCCATTCGCAGTACACCACGATGCCCTAGAACCTTTCGGCTACACGATCAGGACCACGGACAAGAAAGCGACTGTGCTAATGGATACCGGACATGTGGACGAGCAGATGATTGAGGCAATGGCAGACAGCGACATCTATGTATTCGAGTGTAACCATGATAGGGATATGCTGGTCGACGGCGACTACGACGATTTCACCAAGTCTCGCATTCTCTCGGATAACGGTCACCTTTCGAACGATCAAGCTTCTGAAGCATTGACAAAACTCGTTACGGGCAAAGGTGAACACATCTATTTGACCCACATGAGCGCCAACAACAACCTTCCAGCACTTGCAGAAGGAACGGTCAAGAGGGCTCTTAGGGCGAAGGGATTGCAAGCTGGAAAGCACTATCAAATCGAAGTTGTATGA
- a CDS encoding ATPase: protein MNISFKELKLHCFKNHRDLTIPLGEIVNISGQNGAGKSTIGEAISWCLYGTDPLGNTLIKALSPEPTTYEFDRVEVSLLLSVDGKEILLSRWIENGKNKFFINEIVKDATPYKEFVDSLFDKNLFLSLFSPGYFFSQKWEEQRGLMLKNVQNPTNKEVFARLPKPHSDKLAELLKKSNLEDLDAKHRDNKNRQDKALIAAKAVTKTLQEQLDLAKPLTHSELLELNIQLTSIEDKINDQIQKQTKDRENVELEQSIERNISNIKTKAESIAGQYKATSVRLELIMSEPPEPDGVCEKCGQPLTEKALAKSIKEHQKAIEEADEDLLRYKAEHATCNEQYKAEKAKLAAIKPSTFDADELRELQETRYQLVDQIKSSEGKERLAQSIEEARAKEKEIDASFKESVLVLDAIKSYLAKEAEIMADKVQGLFQTLTLQLFQENKGDGERKPFFEIYMNDKPYRKLSKGEQYTAGMELIEVLSKQYNVIAPIFLDNAESFTGDIRVMGQAIICRAVSGESFKIGGNP from the coding sequence ATGAACATATCATTCAAGGAGTTAAAGCTCCACTGCTTCAAGAATCACCGTGACTTGACCATTCCACTCGGTGAGATCGTCAACATCAGCGGTCAGAATGGGGCTGGCAAGTCAACGATAGGCGAAGCGATCAGCTGGTGCTTGTACGGCACAGATCCACTAGGCAATACGTTAATCAAGGCATTATCACCTGAGCCGACAACCTATGAGTTTGATCGAGTCGAAGTCAGCCTGTTGCTCTCGGTCGATGGAAAGGAGATATTACTCAGTCGATGGATCGAGAATGGTAAGAACAAATTCTTCATTAACGAAATCGTGAAGGATGCTACACCATATAAAGAGTTCGTCGATTCACTGTTCGATAAAAACCTATTTTTGTCCCTCTTTTCGCCGGGCTATTTTTTTTCGCAAAAATGGGAAGAACAACGCGGTTTAATGCTCAAAAACGTACAAAATCCAACCAATAAAGAAGTATTTGCACGCCTACCTAAACCGCATTCGGACAAGCTCGCTGAGTTGCTGAAGAAGAGTAATCTCGAAGATTTAGACGCTAAGCACCGCGACAACAAGAACCGTCAGGACAAGGCGTTGATCGCTGCTAAGGCTGTCACCAAGACGTTGCAGGAGCAACTAGATCTTGCTAAGCCACTCACTCATTCCGAGTTGCTTGAACTAAATATTCAACTCACGAGCATTGAGGATAAGATCAACGACCAGATCCAAAAGCAGACCAAAGATCGTGAGAATGTGGAACTAGAGCAAAGCATTGAGCGAAATATTTCAAACATCAAGACAAAAGCTGAATCGATTGCTGGTCAATACAAAGCCACTAGCGTTCGTTTGGAGCTGATTATGTCCGAACCTCCTGAACCTGATGGGGTTTGCGAAAAGTGCGGTCAACCACTTACTGAAAAGGCTCTTGCTAAATCTATCAAGGAGCATCAAAAGGCAATAGAAGAAGCTGACGAGGATCTTCTCAGATATAAGGCCGAGCACGCCACTTGTAACGAACAGTACAAAGCGGAGAAGGCCAAGCTCGCAGCAATCAAGCCTTCAACGTTCGATGCAGACGAGCTAAGAGAACTGCAGGAAACTCGCTATCAGTTGGTCGACCAGATCAAATCCAGCGAAGGCAAAGAGCGTCTAGCGCAGTCGATAGAGGAAGCTCGCGCCAAGGAGAAAGAAATTGATGCCAGCTTCAAAGAGTCAGTGTTAGTGCTCGATGCTATTAAATCCTACTTAGCCAAAGAAGCTGAGATCATGGCTGATAAGGTGCAGGGATTGTTCCAGACTCTCACGCTCCAACTCTTCCAAGAGAACAAGGGAGACGGTGAACGTAAACCATTCTTCGAGATTTATATGAATGACAAGCCTTATCGCAAGCTTTCAAAAGGTGAGCAGTACACGGCTGGTATGGAACTCATCGAGGTCTTATCCAAGCAATACAACGTCATTGCTCCGATCTTCTTGGACAACGCTGAAAGCTTCACAGGCGATATACGAGTGATGGGGCAAGCGATCATATGCCGGGCAGTATCTGGTGAGTCATTCAAGATTGGAGGCAACCCATGA
- a CDS encoding recombinase RecT, producing MSTQLQTVDINQLQQIGEFGVAELMTMKETIGKDLSIPQFNLFMYQCNRMGLDPALKHAFPILYGGKLDSRVSYEGLLSLAKKSEGFQGVYNQVVCDNEIDDFEAETDDEGVITKINHKIKFPRGKVVGAYSIAKREGKKNVIILMDVMEVQKMLKGQNQKFWKMDDGSPDPDMFKKHVGFRSIKAQYDIASVVEDHMESMNGVDSIDPYAPTERKDITEEANALNKQPTKTETKQPPKTTTPPADDDLKPLDDEQPTTPPVDQEAVRLLKDIEEAFVKLGIHDKDKRAEYTSGKAKFKNGKPTVADLKALLKVMKLEIEEMEQATQANGAGPFNDLPLE from the coding sequence ATGAGTACGCAACTGCAAACTGTTGATATCAATCAGCTACAACAAATCGGAGAGTTCGGTGTTGCCGAGCTCATGACCATGAAAGAAACAATCGGCAAGGACTTATCCATTCCTCAGTTCAACCTTTTCATGTATCAGTGCAATCGAATGGGCCTTGATCCTGCATTGAAGCACGCTTTTCCAATTTTGTATGGTGGTAAGTTGGATTCTCGTGTTTCATACGAAGGCTTGCTCTCATTAGCTAAGAAATCCGAAGGTTTCCAAGGTGTGTATAACCAGGTTGTTTGCGACAACGAGATCGATGATTTTGAAGCCGAAACAGATGATGAGGGTGTTATCACCAAGATCAATCATAAGATCAAATTCCCTCGCGGAAAGGTAGTTGGCGCTTATTCGATAGCCAAGCGCGAAGGCAAGAAGAACGTCATTATCTTGATGGATGTTATGGAAGTCCAAAAGATGCTTAAAGGCCAAAATCAAAAGTTTTGGAAAATGGATGACGGTTCACCGGATCCAGATATGTTCAAAAAACATGTTGGCTTTAGATCCATTAAAGCGCAGTATGATATCGCTTCTGTGGTCGAGGATCACATGGAATCTATGAATGGTGTGGACTCCATAGACCCATACGCTCCAACTGAGCGCAAGGACATCACTGAAGAAGCTAACGCACTAAACAAGCAACCAACTAAGACTGAGACGAAGCAACCACCTAAGACGACTACACCGCCTGCAGACGATGACCTTAAGCCGTTGGACGATGAGCAACCAACGACTCCTCCAGTAGATCAAGAGGCAGTCCGGTTATTGAAAGACATTGAAGAAGCATTCGTTAAACTCGGAATTCACGATAAAGATAAGCGCGCTGAGTACACCAGCGGTAAGGCGAAATTTAAGAACGGTAAGCCTACGGTTGCTGATCTGAAGGCACTACTCAAGGTTATGAAGCTTGAAATCGAAGAGATGGAGCAAGCAACGCAAGCAAATGGAGCAGGTCCGTTTAATGATCTGCCACTCGAATGA